A window from Solanum stenotomum isolate F172 chromosome 5, ASM1918654v1, whole genome shotgun sequence encodes these proteins:
- the LOC125865418 gene encoding uncharacterized protein LOC125865418: protein MEGISPDRESVESGAKKSSISSGGRVHDRKEFLHRFVDSESLTENLKTWYEETIENSTHKEPSFDVPFELIDLQKFDYALGGVPFQQLIRMPSAVYASTSGAAEATAYLALEDFLHASVKGLWEAFWGQDETLPFYVSCVYNSNLRFYQAEKAISKGRLGGLCATAVMLKNPRHPQGKWDDILELAILRSDIGNLATVENDCKPCLSILGEALFFALRVLVARSISRSNIPLSLNSVFVLLVDTQYGGVLKVEGDISKLEMDLNDVYGCAAEWIKNNALITISPIDRIWNKLGNANWGDIGALQALYATFHSITQYAGMSKNSIEDLAADHSARLQARRIERQLGDSWVNGNGLFRYQQRSASPEIVEVHEESFRLEPDKSMKLEIGSVVLIEDSNWKKDYQINEVLTDGEIPYYIASSVEDPGTISFLYVGSHPSLLEPAWEDMKLWYQVQRQTKVLGVMKQKELSSKYLPQLDASGRIIHPGQCRRPSSGGNCDRQWCGTPVLVTSPVGRTVADLVRLGQFGSDEAIRCCHDCLSALSAAASAGIRHGDIRPENVIFVNSGVRQPYFVLIGWGHAILEERDRPAMNLHFSSTYALQEGKLCSASDAESLVYMLYFSSGSNMPNLDSVEGALQWRETSWSKRLIQQKLGDISAVLKAFADYVDSLCGTPYPMNFDIWLTRLKRHIPEEDHGKQIDTSS, encoded by the coding sequence GTATATCTCCAGACCGGGAATCTGTGGAGTCTGGCGCAAAAAAATCCAGTATATCTTCAGGTGGCAGGGTTCATGATCGGAAAGAGTTTCTCCATAGGTTTGTAGATAGTGAAAGCCTGACCGAAAACCTTAAAACGTGGTATGAAGAAACAATAGAAAATTCAACTCATAAGGAACCCTCATTTGATGTCCCTTTTGAGTTGATAGATCTTCAAAAGTTCGATTATGCTTTGGGAGGAGTTCCATTTCAGCAGCTGATTCGTATGCCTAGTGCTGTTTATGCCTCGACTTCTGGTGCTGCGGAAGCAACTGCTTATCTTGCTCTGGAGGATTTTTTACATGCAAGTGTGAAAGGTTTGTGGGAGGCATTTTGGGGTCAGGATGAAACTTTGCCTTTCTATGTTTCTTGCGTCTATAATTCAAACCTGAGATTTTATCAGGCTGAGAAAGCCATTTCGAAAGGGAGGCTAGGAGGTCTTTGTGCCACAGCTGTAATGCTAAAAAATCCAAGGCATCCACAAGGGAAGTGGGATGATATTCTGGAACTTGCTATTCTAAGGTCTGATATTGGAAACCTTGCTACAGTAGAGAATGACTGTAAACCTTGTCTCTCAATTTTAGGCGAAGCTTTATTCTTTGCTCTAAGAGTATTGGTTGCAAGAAGCATCAGCAGATCCAATATTCCTCTCAGTTTGAATTCAGTTTTTGTTCTTTTAGTTGACACTCAATATGGTGGAGTCCTAAAAGTTGAAGGAGATATAAGCAAGTTGGAAATGGATTTGAATGATGTATATGGTTGTGCTGCTGAATGGATAAAGAATAATGCTTTAATTACCATTTCTCCCATCGATAGGATCTGGAACAAGCTTGGAAATGCTAATTGGGGGGATATTGGGGCTTTACAGGCACTTTATGCGACCTTCCACTCAATCACACAATATGCTGGAATGTCAAAGAATTCAATTGAAGATTTGGCTGCGGACCACAGTGCTCGGCTTCAGGCAAGAAGAATTGAAAGACAATTGGGGGATAGCTGGGTGAATGGAAATGGTTTGTTTCGCTACCAGCAGCGTAGTGCTTCACCTGAAATTGTTGAAGTACATGAAGAGTCATTCAGGCTAGAACCTGACAAGTCCATGAAGCTGGAAATCGGTTCTGTTGTGCTGATAGAAGATTCAAACTGGAAGAAGGATTATCAGATAAATGAAGTCCTAACAGATGGAGAAATTCCGTATTATATTGCATCTTCTGTCGAAGATCCTGGTACgatttcatttttatatgttGGTTCACATCCTTCTCTGCTGGAACCAGCGTGGGAAGACATGAAGCTGTGGTATCAAGTTCAGAGGCAGACAAAGGTATTGGGCGTTATGAAGCAAAAAGAGTTGTCTAGCAAGTATCTACCTCAGTTGGATGCATCTGGGCGGATAATTCACCCTGGCCAATGCAGGAGACCAAGCTCGGGAGGTAACTGTGATCGTCAATGGTGTGGAACTCCAGTTTTAGTGACTAGTCCAGTGGGCAGAACAGTTGCTGATTTGGTGAGACTTGGCCAATTTGGTAGTGATGAGGCTATTAGATGTTGCCATGACTGCTTATCTGCCCTTTCTGCTGCTGCCTCAGCTGGCATTCGGCACGGCGATATCAGGCCTGAGaatgttatttttgttaattctGGTGTGAGGCAGCCTTATTTCGTTCTCATTGGTTGGGGACATGCTATTTTAGAAGAGAGGGATCGTCCTGCAATGAATTTACATTTCTCCTCTACCTATGCCCTTCAAGAAGGGAAACTGTGCTCAGCCTCTGATGCAGAGAGTCTGGTGTACATGCTTTACTTCTCTTCTGGTAGTAACATGCCTAATTTGGATTCGGTTGAAGGGGCACTGCAGTGGAGAGAAACCTCTTGGTCAAAAAGGTTGATCCAACAGAAGCTAGGAGATATTTCTGCTGTCTTGAAAGCATTCGCAGATTATGTTGACAGCCTCTGTGGAACGCCATAtcctatgaattttgatatctGGCTCACAAGGTTAAAGAGACATATTCCTGAGGAAGATCATGGAAAGCAGATTGATACCTCGAGTTAG